In Fusarium poae strain DAOMC 252244 chromosome Unknown contig_2, whole genome shotgun sequence, a single genomic region encodes these proteins:
- a CDS encoding uncharacterized protein (SECRETED:SignalP(1-42)~CAZy:AA3~CAZy:AA3_2), giving the protein MRSFFSVCASLALVHYAATLDLTNSVLSLFTIALALFWKVTGFPSHFRRGGTAGNAVGTRLAQAGYKVAIIEAGGFYEINSIPTVDWVFETEPQAGANNRKFHYARGKCLGGSSALNFMIYHRGSTGTYDRWADLVGDDSYRLENFQAYFKNSTTFTPPNTRKRPANATIGTKYIAEDFKAIPEGGPVQVSYSFWVSAWATWLEKGLKAVGLKSIAGFNSGELLGYHYTQTTINPKTATRSSSNEYIYKAKSEGLDNLKKAIGLEVSFMDVKYTLKAKKEVVLSAGAFQSPQLLMVSGIGPKETLNKFDIKPVSILEGVGQNMWDHIFFGPSYQVSFETLNARPVNLNIIEFIGWEKLPKKYRTKFSPETEKALAQFPDDWPEVEYLGANGFLGNFEWPIIQQPLDGKQYATMLGAMVAPVSRGNVTISSTSGLDKPVINPNWLTAKADQEAAIAWFRRMRDVWETKELKSIAIGSEYWPGKEVQTDEEVLDMVRDSLMTVWHAACTCKMGKRETETAVVDNLARVFGVEGLRVVDASSMALLPPGHPQSTIYAFAEKITDDIIKQRK; this is encoded by the exons ATGcgttccttcttctcggtgTGCGCGTCGTTGGCGCTTGTGCATTATGCTGCCACTCTCGACCTTACCAACTCTGTCCTGTCCCTTTTTACGATAGCATTAGCTCTCTTCTGGAAGGTGACGGGCTTTCCGAGCCACTTTAGGA GAGGCGGTACTGCAGGAAATGCCGTGGGCACACGTCTAGCTCAGGCTGGTTACAAAGTCGCTATCATCGAAGCTGGTGGTTTCTACGAAATCA ATTCTATCCCAACTGTTGATTGGGTTTTCGAGACAGAACCCCAGGCTGGTGCGAATAACAGAAAGTTCCATTATGCTCGTGGGAAATGTCTTGGTGGCTCGTCAGCCTTGAATTTCATGATCtaccatcgaggatcaacTGGCACGTACGATCGATGGGCAGATCTTGTGGGTGACGATAGCTATAG ACTGGAGAACTTCCAAGCGTACTTCAAGAACAGCACGACGTTCACTCCTCCCAACACAAGAAAGCGACCAGCAAACGCAACCATCGGCACGAAGTACATTGCCGAGGACTTCAAGGCCATACCAGAGGGCGGCCCTGTGCAGGTCAGCTACAGCTTCTGGGTTTCAGCTTGGGCAACTTGGTTAGAGAAAGGACTGAAGGCTGTCGGCCTGAAGAGCATTGCCGGCTTCAATAGCGGCGAATTGCTCGGCTATCATTATACGCAGACTACAATCAACCCAAAGACAGCGACGAGAAGTTCATCCAACGAATATATATACAAGGCAAAGTCCGAGGGCCTGGATAACCTCAAG AAGGCCATCGGACTTGAAGTCAGCTTCATGGATGTCAAATACactctcaaggccaagaaagaAGTTGTTCTTAGTGCTGGTGCTTTCCAGTCGCCACAGCTCTTGATGGTTTCCGGCATTGGCCCCAAAGAGACTCTCAATAAATTCGACATCAAACCTGTGTCCATCCTCGAGGGCGTCGGTCAAAACATGTGGGATCACATCTTTTTCGGACCTTCATATCAAGTCAGCTTCGAAACCCTGAATGCG CGGCCCGTTaacctcaacatcatcgaATTCATTGGCTGGGAGAAACTGCCCAAGAAATACCGTACCAAGTTCTCGCCTGAAACGGAAAAGGCTCTTGCTCAGTTTCCTGATGATTGGCCTGAAGTTGAGTATCTGGGGGCGAATGGATTTCTTGGAAATTTCGAATGGCCCATTATCCAGCAGCCTTTAGACGGAAAGCAATATGCAACCATGCTCGGTGCAATGGTAGCTCCTGTCTCCCGAGGAAATGTCAccatctcatcaacatcaggCTTAGATAAGCCTGTCATCAACCCTAACTGGTTAACAGCTAAAGCCGATCAAGAAGCCGCAATCGCGTGGTTTAGAAGAATGAGAGACGTCTGGGAAACAAAGGAGTTGAAGTCAATTGCGATTGGTTCCGAATACTGGCCTGGAAAGGAGGTACAGACAGACGAAGAGGTCCTAGACATGGTTCGAGATTCTCTCATGACTGTGTGGCATGCTGCTTGTACCTGTAAAATGGGTAAAAGGGAGACAGAAACAGCTGTTGTGGATAATCTCGCCCGTGTGTTTGGTGTCGAAGGATTGAGAGTAGTTGATGCAAGTTCCATGGCATTGCTGCCTCCTGGTCATCCGCAAAGCACTATCTATGCTTTTGCGGAGAAGATTACAGACGATATTATTAAACAGCGAAAGTAG
- a CDS encoding uncharacterized protein (TransMembrane:5 (o15-37i49-66o114-135i165-183o195-214i)): MAYSSMPEPNLDGLGIFWIVWTFIWTFIVVSGMAFLWRHRDMPMLRIRDLPLTFVAIIMLHIYWGAVQTGYPLLHVAKHQKELFASDENTYSRPRARRDSWLGKFQALGYTKKILVTIGLGMIVQFILTIIMWCISKKFHPSWGVAGTEVHPGSKEYEKSQMGKGWECLHATPMWLVSLYVPAMEPINAYWIPPQWLATSIMAIEIFTIFWPCWEVLQHQTLRQETLDSIAQWQLNKKAVTHGAQSVATGSTTVAASALTSWSKGGSGKSSTSGESILTMEALEYVLERNPEPLQQFSALRDFSGENIAFLRAVTEWKSSLPPSVRDPENIKGPAVQELVRERFNSALRIYTNFISPRDAEFQINISFQQQCKLETVFENSARTLFGDKGTVDPALPFETFQMTTTANKAKSSGASLNGSETVIMSTESANDSGS, encoded by the exons ATGGCTTACTCCTCTATGCCAGAGCCCAACCTCGATGGGCTGGGCATCTTCTGGATTGTCTGGACCTTCATCTGGACCTTCATCGTTGTCAGCGGCATGGCCTTCCTTTGGCGCCATCGCGACATGCCCATGCTTCGAATTCGCGACCTTCCACTTACCTTTGTCGCCATAATAATGCTCCACATCTACTGGGGCGCCGTTCAGACTGGTTAT CCGCTTTTGCACGTCGCCAAGCACCAGAAGGAGCTATTCGCTTCGGATGAGAATACCTATAGCAGGCCTCGTGCGAGACGGGACTCTTGGCTTGGAAAATTTCAGGCCCTGGGTTACACCAAGAAGATTCTCGTGACAATTGGGTTGGGCATGATTGTACAG TTCATCCTCACAATCATCATGTGGTGCATCTCCAAGAAGTTCCATCCCAGCTGGGGTGTTGCAGGTACTGAAGTCCATCCGGGTTCTAAGGAGTACGAAAAGTCTCAGATGGGCAAAGGTTGGGAATG CCTTCATGCCACTCCTATGTGGCTCGTCAGCTTGTATGTCCCAGCTATGGAACCTATTAACGCCTACTGGATTCCTCCCCAATG GCTTGCCAcctccatcatggccattGAGATCTTCACAATCTTCTGGCCCTGCTGGGAAGTCCTCCAGCACCAAACCCTACGACAAGAGACTCTTGACTCCATTGCCCAGTGGCAGCTTAACAAAAAGGCTGTCACTCATGGTGCCCAATCTGTTGCCACAGGATCCACGACCGTCGCTGCTTCAGCTCTCACCTCTTGGTCCAAGGGCGGCTCAGGCAAGAGCAGTACTTCAGGTGAGAGTATTCTCACCATGGAGGCTCTCGAGTATGTCCTTGAGCGAAACCCCGAACCTCTTCAGCAATTCTCTGCCCTTCGCGACTTTTCTGGCGAGAACATTGCCTTCTTGAGAGCTGTCACCGAGTGGAAGTCTTCACTACCGCCCTCGGTCCGCGACCCCGAGAACATCAAAGGGCCTGCTGTCCAAGAACTCGTCCGTGAACGCTTCAACAGTGCTCTACGCATTTACACCAACTTCATCAGCCCGCGCGACGCCGAGTTCCAGATCAACATCTCCTTCCAACAGCAGTGCAAGCTCGAGACAGTGTTTGAGAACTCTGCTCGTACCCTTTTCGGCGACAAGGGCACCGTCGACCCAGCTCTGCCATTTGAGACATTCCAGATGACCACAACAGCGAACAAAGCCAAGTCTTCTGGCGCTTCATTAAACGGTTCCGAGACTGTTATAATGTCTACAGAATCCGCCAACGACTCTGGAAGCTAG
- a CDS encoding uncharacterized protein (TransMembrane:3 (o6-26i38-60o80-100i)): MNTITWSSASINIALDIWILAIPLSQLKKMNLDSRKKIGVGIMFSIGIIVTIMSILRLTATIRAGTGMGSNNPTWEYLAVTKWSTIECSVGIMCACMPSLRMLLVQIFPKVFGTSRRGYQAYDKYGSNKPTNGGTNASRSRLRAQFGTTSHVDKTPPSSIDPVGITCNRTYEVEYGQTDEMHLVPMRDIDMGWHGERSQTSQA; encoded by the exons ATGAACACTATCACATGGTCTAGCGCATCTATCAACATTGCGCTTGACATTTGGATCTTGGCTATTCCTCTTTCACaattgaagaagatgaattTGGATTCGAGGAAGAAAATTGGCGTAGGTATTATGTTTAGCATTGGCATTAT CGTCACCATAATGAGCATCCTTCGGCTTACCGCCACCATCCGAGCGGGCACAGGGATGGGCTCAAATAACCCGACATGGGAATACCTTGCTGTTACCAAATGGTCTACTATCGAATGCAGCGTCGGAATTATGTGCGCCTGCATGCCCTCTCTCCGTATGCTTCTCGTCCAAATCTTCCCCAAGGTGTTTGGCACATCTCGGCGCGGCTACCAAGCCTATGATAAGTATGGCAGCAACAAGCCTACTAATGGAGGTACGAATGCAAGCCGATCCCGTTTGCGAGCACAATTTGGTACAACTTCTCATGTCGACAAAACACCTCCATCAAGTATCGACCCTGTTGGTATTACTTGCAACCGCACATATGAGGTGGAATATGGCCAAACGGATGAGATGCATCTTGTGCCTATGAGGGATATAGACATGGGCTGGCATGGTGAAAGGTCTCAAACGTCTCAGGCATGA